Sequence from the Streptomyces sp. R33 genome:
GCTGGGCCTGGTCAAGGCCGACGACGCGGGCCGCCGCGTCGTGATGCTCGTCAACCCCGGCCGCAAGGACGTCAGCGCCGCCGCCGGCCTCCTCTACACCGGGCTGCAGATCATGGGCCCCGGCGAGGCCATGACCGCCCACCGCCACCAGGCCGCCGCCCTGCGCTTCGTCCACGAGGGTACGGGTGCCTGGACCATCGTCGACGGCCAGAAGCTGAAGGTCGGCCCGCGCGATTTCGCCATCACCCCGAACGGCACCTGGCACGAGCACGGCAACGACGCCGAGGACGCCCCCGTCATCTGGCAGGACGGCCTCGACATCCCGCTCGTCAACGCCCTCGACGCCGGGTTCTACGAGGTCCACCCCGAGCTCCACCAGACACCCGGGAAGGTGGTCAACTCCTCCGTGCTCCAGTACAGCGCGAACCTGCTCCCGTACGGCTCGGAGCGGTGGAGCAGGCCCTACTCGCCGCTGCTCGCCTACCCCTGGGAGCCGACGTACGAGGCCCTGCTGGGCCTGGCGAAGGCGAGCGAGGGGTCCCCGTATGACGGGATCATCGCCGAGTACACCAACCCGGTCACGGGCGGCTCCGTGATGCCCACCATGGGCGCCCACATGCAGCTGCTGCGCCCCGGACAGGCCACCCGCGCCCACCGGCACACCGGCTCGGTGATCTACACGGCCGCCAAGGGGCACGGGGTCTCGGTCATCGCCGGGCAGCGCTTCGAATGGCGCCAGGGCGACATCTTCTGCGTCCCGTCCTGGGCCTGGCACGAGCACCACAACCTCGACCAGTCCGAGGACGCCTGCCTCTTCTCCTTCAACGACTTCCCGGTCATGCGCTCGCTCGGCTTCCACCGCGAAGAGGCGTACCCGGACAACGACGGCCACCAGCCCATGCCGGCCTCCGCCCCGGCCGCTGCTGCCGCCCCGACCGCCACCGCCTGACCCCGAGGAACCCACCATGCGTCTGCTGACCTTCACCACCGGCGATTCCGCGGCCCGCCTCGGCGCCGACGTCGACGGCCTCGTCCTCGACCTCGCCGTCCTGGCCGACCACGCCGGCGTCGACCTCCCGCGCGATCTGCTCTCGTTCGTCCAGGCAGGACCCGCCGCCCAGGAGACCGCGACCCGCCTCCTCGCCGCCCATGCCTCCGCCCGCCCGGCCGGGGCCGTCCACCGGCTCGAAGAGGTCACCCTGGGCGCCCCGCTGCGCCCCGGCAAGATCATCGGGGTCGGCCTCAACTACGTCGAGCACGTGGAGGAGTCGAGCCGCAGCCTGGACACCGACAAGGAACTCCCGCCCCGCCCCGTCCTGTTCAGCAAGCCCGCCACCGCCGTCACCGGCCCCGGCGCGCCGATCCTGCACAACGGCGACCTCACCCAGCAGCTCGACTGGGAGTGCGAGCTGGCCGTCGTCATCGGCCGTACCGCGTTCCGGGTGAGCGAGGAGGACGCGTACGAGCACATCTTCGGCTTCAGCATCGTCAACGACATCAGCGCCCGCGACCAGCGCCGCTCCGGCCAGTGGTTCTTCTCCAAGGGGCAGGACTCGTACGCACCCTTCGGCCCGGTGGTGGTCACGGCGGACGAGATCCCCGACCCCATGGCCCTGGACCTCTCGCTGCGCGTCAACGGCGTCACCAAGCAGAAGTCGAACACCCGGCACATGCTGTTCCCGATCGCCCGCCTCATCGCCGACATCAGCTCCGGCGTGACCCTGGAGCCCGGCGACGTCATCGCCACGGGATCGCCCTCCGGCGTCGGCGCCGGCATGGTGCCGCCGGAGTTCCTCGTCCCGGGTGACACGGTCGAGGCGACCGTCGAGCGCATCGGCACCCTGGCCAACCCCGTCGTCGACGCCCGCTGACCGTACGCCCAGCAAGCACCGAGGAGTACCCGTGCCGCCCCGCACCTACCGCATCGGCCAGATCGTGCCGAGCTCGAACGTGACCATGGAGACCGAGGTCCCCGCCATCCTGCGCGCCCGCCAAGCGGTGCTGCCCGACGAGAGGTTCACCTTCCACTCCAGCCGGATGCGCATGACCCATGTGACGCCGCAGCAGCTCAAGGCCATGGACGCCGACTCCGACCGCTGCGCCGTGGAACTGTCCGACGCCCGCGTGGACGTGCTCGGCTACGCCTGCCTCGTGGCGATCATGAGCATGGGCCTCGGCTACCACCGCGCCTCGGAGCAGCGGCTGCACACCCGTACGGTCGAGAACGGCGCCCCCGCACCCGTCGTGACCAGCGCGGGCGCCCTCGTCCACGGACTGCACACCATCGGCGCCCGCAAGATCGCCCTGCTCGCCCCGTACATGCGCCCGCTCACGCGGACCGTCGTGGACTACCTCACCCACGAGGGCATCGAGGTCCTCGACTACGAGGCCCTCGAAATCCCGGACAACCTCGACGTGGCCGCCCACGACCCGGCCAGGCTGCCCGGCCTCGCCAGCGCGCTGGAGTACGCGGACGCCGACGCGGTCGTGCTCTCCGCCTGCGTGCAGATGCCCTCCCTGGGTGCCATCGAGGAGGCCGAACAGCTCCTGGGCAAGCCGGTGGTGTCAGCCGCCGTCTGCACCGCCCACCAGATGCTGCGCGCCCTCGACCTGCCGGCGCTGGCCCCGGGGGCGGGACACCTGCTCTCCGGCGCGTATGCGGAGGCACCGCTGCCGCAGTAGTCTCCGCCGGGCTCGCGGCGGGCTCGATATGATCGCGACCGCGTACAACGGAAGGCGATCATGTCGGACAGCCCCCTCAGGCCCAGCTCGTTGATCAACACGGTCTACGGAGCGTTCCTGCGCCGCCTCGGCGGCTGGATCTCCATCGCCGACCTGATCACGCTGATGGGCGAGCTGGACGTCGACGGCCCGGCCGTGCGGTCGGCGATCTCGCGGCTCAAGAAGCGCGGCGTCCTCGAACCGGAGCGCCGCGGTGCCACCGGCTACCGGCTCAGCTCGGCCGTGCACCCCGTCTTCGACGAGGGCGACCGCCGCATCTTCGCCAGCCTCGAGCCCGCCGACCTGGCCGACGGCTGGGCCATGGCGGTGTTCTCCGTACCGGAGTCCGAGCGCTCCCACCGCTACCAGCTGCGCACCCGGCTGACCTGGCTCGGCTTCGGGAACATCGCCCCGGGTGTGTGGCTGGCCCCGGGGCGGCTGCTCGAGGACGCCCGCGGCATGCTCGTCCGGCTCGGCCTCAGCGAGTACGTGCACCTGTTCGCCGCCGACTACGCCGCCTTCAGCGACCTGGCGCAGACGGTGAGCGAGTGGTGGGACTTCCCGGCGATCCAGACGCAGTACGCGGCCTTCACCGACACCTACGCCCCCGTCGCCGAGCGCCTCGCGGCGGAGGGGGAGCCCGGCCCGGCCGAGGCGTTCCGCCACTACGTGCCGCTGCTCACGCAGTGGCGCCGCCTCCCGTACCTCGACCCGGGCCTGCCGAGCGAACTCCTGCCGGCCGACTGGAACGCGGTGGCCGCCCGCCAGGTCTTCCAGCAGCTCCACGCGGTCCTGCTGGAGCCGAGCCTGCGCCACGTCCGGGAGGTCACCGGGCTGGAGGAGGCAACCTCCTAGGGCAGCGGCGGGACGGTGTACGTCGGGATCGACGGATCGTTCGGGGCGGGCTTCCACGGCGTCCAGTCGGGCGTCAGGGTGGGCCGCGGCGGCGCCGGCGGCGGATTGGGGCCGCGGTTCGGGTTCTGCGGGACCGACGAGGTGCGCGGCGGGGTCGGGGCCTTCGGCCGGGCGCCGGGGGTGGCCGTCGGGTCCGGGGTCTCGCCCGGCTCCGCGGAGGCGGCGGGCGTCGGCGTCGGCCCCGCGGTGGTCGGAGAGGACGAGGCCGTGGCCGACGGGCTCGCGCTCGGCGTCGGCGAACCGGACTTCTCCGGCGCCGGTGACGCGCCGCCGGAACAACCGCCGAGCAGCAGGCTGCCCGCCAGCAGTGCGGTCATGGACATCGGCACTCTGCCGTGAGGGCTGACGCCCACCGGCCACCTCCTGGAACACGATCTGGTCAGTGCGCGGTGATCGTAGCCCAGACCTGCGCGGATGCTTCCGGCAGGTGATCGGTGGCCTCGGGCGCAAGGCGGACCGCGCCGCACCCGCCGCCGGCGTCAGGGAGCACCCGTACCGGCCCGTGCGAGGGCGACGACGCCGGCACAGATCAGTGCCACGCCCAGCAGTTGGGGGAGCACCCACCACCCCGCCCGCAGGTGCTCCTCGTACAGGACCACGCCCAGCGCGATGCTGATGCCCGCATCGCCCAAGGTCAGTGCGGGCTGCGAGGCGACCAGCGGCCCGCCCTGCATGGCGTGTTCGAGCAGCAGCAGGGCGCAGATGCCCGTCGCGCCGAAGGCGTACGTCTGCCACGCGGTCAGGAAGCCGACGATGCCGTGCTCGGTCAGCACGAACACGGAATGCTTCATCAGGGCGGCCGTGATCGCGTAGCAGACGGCGGTGGCCGCGCCGAGGCAGCCGGCCCGCGCACGCCCCGGCGGCCTGCGCAGCCCGGCCACCGCCAGGGCCGCGACGACGGCCGCGCACGCGGCGAGGGCGGGGATCCACCGGTCGGCCGGCACGTGCGTCCGGTTCCCCGTGGGGGAGGCCGCGAACAGCGCCACCCCCAGCCCGGCCACCACCCCCGCCACGGCCAGCCACAGCGCCCCCGGCAGCCGCCGCCGGGCTACCAGCGAGGCGATGAGCAGCGCGAGCGGCAGCTCCAGTACGAACAGGGGCTGTACGAGGACCAGCGCACCGGTGGCCAGCGCCGCGGCCTGCCCCACTCCGGCCGCGATCACGGCCAGGATCCCGGCGATCCACACGGGCCGCTTCAGCAGATCGAGCACCAGGCCGAACCGGAAGCCCTTGCTCTGCGGCACGGTCAGCGCGGCCCGCCGCTGGAGCACGGTGGCCAGCGCATTGCTGAGCGCCGCGAACAGCGCGAAGAAGACCGGCAGCACGACGCCCATCCGCCGATCCTCACGGCCCCCGCCGCACCCCCGGCCCGCCGACACGCCCCGACGGGCGGATTCCCCCTGTCCGGTCCTCCGGCGACGGGGGCGGAGGGATCAGCGGCCGGCCCCGGCCCGGGCCAGAGCCAGCGCCGCCAGGGCCTGCGGTGCGCCGGCCTGGCCCCGGATGCCGGGGAAGGCGTTGACGTCCACGATCAGCGGGATGCCGTCGCCGGTGTCGATGAGGTCGACCCCGTAGACGTCGAGGGCGAACACCTCGCCGGTCCGGCGGACCACGTCCGCCCAGCCGGGCGGCAGTTCGGCCAGCGCCAGCGGCCGGGTCGGGCCCCGGCCCTGCGGTGCGAGCTCGGAGCGCCGCAGGGCGGCGAAGACCCGGTCCCCGATGGCCCACAGCTTGTGGTCCCAGCCGCTGTTGGGCGCGAACTCCTGGACCACGACCGGCTCCTGCGGCCACGCGTCCGCCAGCTCGCGCAGCCGGGCGCGGTCGTCGACCCGGGCGACCAGGTCGTGCCTGCGGCTGTGCCGGCTCTTGACCACCAGGGGCGAGGCGCCGAGCGGCTCACCCGCCGCCCATGCCGCGAGGGAGCCGTACGTGCGCGTGCCCGCGAACGGCAGACCGGCCTGCAGGGCCACCTCCGCCATTGCGGTGCGGTCCTGGCAGAGCGCGGTCGCCGCCGCCGAGTTCAGCACCGGGGCCCCGCGCCGCTCCAGCTCCCGGGCGAGTTCAAGCGCCCCCGGCGTGCGCGACTTCAGCAGGTAGACGTCGGCCAGGTCGTCAGGGGCTTCGTCCACGGCACCCGGATCCAGCGAATCCACCCGGTGCCCGGCGGCTTCGAGCAGCGCCGTCGCGGCGGCCAGCAGCGGATGGCCGGGCTCCGGCGTGACCAGGCAGATCCTCACAGGGCGGCCTCGCCGGCCCGCGCGGACGCCTGCACGGGCGACCCCTGCACGGGCGACCCCTGTACCGGCGACCCCTGTACGGGAGACGCCTGCACCGGCGACCCCTGCACCGGGATCGACAGCGGCAGTCCCTGCGGCACCCGCGGGTGGCACACGGCGGCCGCCGTCGCCGCCGGGCTGCCCGTCCGCGCCAGCCCCAGCACGGCCCGCGCCACCCGGGCCGCCGCGTCCGGTACCTGACGGAAGCTCGGGAAGTCGTTCACGTCCACCACCACGGGCCCGTCCGGACCCAGCAGCACGTCGACCCCGTACAGGTCGAGCCCGTAGACCGCCCCCACCTGCGCGGCCATCGCCGCCACCTCGGCGGACAGCGGTACGCGCCGCTCCCGCACCGCCGGATCCGGGTGCAGGGGCGAGCACCGCTCGGTGGCGAACAGCTCGCCGCCGACCGCGTACACCTTGATGTCGGTGCCCGAATTGGGCACGTACGGCTGGGCGATGAGCATGTGCTCGCCGGCCAGCCCGGGCAGGACCGCCTCGAGTTCCGCGGGCGAGGACACCAGGTGCACGGCCCGCCCGGAGCTGCCGTCCGCGGGCTTGACGACGAGGGGGTACTCCGCGGCCGGTATCTCCCGCAGCAGTTCCGGCTGCGCCACGGCGTACGTCGGGGGCATCGCGAGCCCCCGGGTCCGGCCGATGGCGGCTGCCAGCGCCTTGTCCCGTACGCCACGGATCGAGCGGGCGTCGTTGACCGTGGTCATCCCGGCCGCGGCCGCGGCCTCGAGCAGGGTCAGCCCCGGACCGCCCGACACGGTCTTGAGCACCCACGCGTCGTGCGCGCCCGAGGCCACGACCTCGGTCATCCGCAGCAGCGAGCCGCCCGGCCGCACCACGTCCACCTGGTGGCCCCATGCGGTGAGCTGCCGGATCACCTCGTTCGGCATGCCGTCGTGGCGGTAGTGCTCCTCCACCAGGAAGCAGAGCCTCATCGACCTTCCCCATATTCCCCGGACGTCCGCCGATCCCGTCCGGCGAGTTGTGACGTCACAGGATGTCATGGACCGCAATGTGATGATCGGTCCGGATGGGGACGTGGGCGTTCCGGCCTGCGGCCGCCGTCACTCGCGGTGCGTGATGGCCACCAGTGCCGCGTCCCGTACCTCCGTCTCCGCGTGCCGCCTCAGCTCCCGCAGCAGCGCCCGCCACTCGGCAGGCCAGTCGCAACGCCCGCCCATCGCCGAGGTGAGCGCGACGGCGAACAAACCCGGAACCGGGGCGCCGTCCTGCGCGAGACCCCGTACGGCCTCCAGCACCACGGCGGGGTCCCCGACCCGGTCGCCGTGCCGGTTCCCGTCGCGCAGCGAGACCGCCGTCGTCGCGGCCAGCCCGGGCCGGCCCGCGTGGGCCGCCACGAGCTCGGCCAGGGCCGCCCGCAGCTCTGGCAGGTCCGCGCGCAGGTCGACCGACCGCCTCAGCAGCGCCACGCGGGCCGTGGCCAGGGCGGGTTCACCGGCGAGCTGCCGTACCAGGGCCGCGCGCAGCCCGTGGTGCTCCGCCGCGACGATCTGGCTCAGGAACCGCACCCGCTGGAGGGCCGGCAGATCGCGCTCGGCCTCGGCCTCCGCGTCGTCCCCGGACCGTACGACGGCCAACAGCCCGTCCACGGCGCGATGGAACTGGCTCCCGGGCTCGCCGCCGCCGACGGGGTGCGGGAGCCCCGAACCGGCGATCTTCTCCAGCGCCGTCGCCGCGGCCTGCCAGCCGGGGTTCGGCGCCAGGTCGCAAACGGCCCGCCGTACGGGGTCCGCGGCGTC
This genomic interval carries:
- a CDS encoding cupin domain-containing protein → MTIEQDDTMLGRARVSDTPELERYYGELETLDAGALWTVANDIEPWYPQPKSVPVLWRYEELRPLVHKALGLVKADDAGRRVVMLVNPGRKDVSAAAGLLYTGLQIMGPGEAMTAHRHQAAALRFVHEGTGAWTIVDGQKLKVGPRDFAITPNGTWHEHGNDAEDAPVIWQDGLDIPLVNALDAGFYEVHPELHQTPGKVVNSSVLQYSANLLPYGSERWSRPYSPLLAYPWEPTYEALLGLAKASEGSPYDGIIAEYTNPVTGGSVMPTMGAHMQLLRPGQATRAHRHTGSVIYTAAKGHGVSVIAGQRFEWRQGDIFCVPSWAWHEHHNLDQSEDACLFSFNDFPVMRSLGFHREEAYPDNDGHQPMPASAPAAAAAPTATA
- a CDS encoding RimK family alpha-L-glutamate ligase, yielding MRICLVTPEPGHPLLAAATALLEAAGHRVDSLDPGAVDEAPDDLADVYLLKSRTPGALELARELERRGAPVLNSAAATALCQDRTAMAEVALQAGLPFAGTRTYGSLAAWAAGEPLGASPLVVKSRHSRRHDLVARVDDRARLRELADAWPQEPVVVQEFAPNSGWDHKLWAIGDRVFAALRRSELAPQGRGPTRPLALAELPPGWADVVRRTGEVFALDVYGVDLIDTGDGIPLIVDVNAFPGIRGQAGAPQALAALALARAGAGR
- a CDS encoding RimK family alpha-L-glutamate ligase gives rise to the protein MRLCFLVEEHYRHDGMPNEVIRQLTAWGHQVDVVRPGGSLLRMTEVVASGAHDAWVLKTVSGGPGLTLLEAAAAAGMTTVNDARSIRGVRDKALAAAIGRTRGLAMPPTYAVAQPELLREIPAAEYPLVVKPADGSSGRAVHLVSSPAELEAVLPGLAGEHMLIAQPYVPNSGTDIKVYAVGGELFATERCSPLHPDPAVRERRVPLSAEVAAMAAQVGAVYGLDLYGVDVLLGPDGPVVVDVNDFPSFRQVPDAAARVARAVLGLARTGSPAATAAAVCHPRVPQGLPLSIPVQGSPVQASPVQGSPVQGSPVQGSPVQASARAGEAAL
- a CDS encoding DMT family transporter, which encodes MGVVLPVFFALFAALSNALATVLQRRAALTVPQSKGFRFGLVLDLLKRPVWIAGILAVIAAGVGQAAALATGALVLVQPLFVLELPLALLIASLVARRRLPGALWLAVAGVVAGLGVALFAASPTGNRTHVPADRWIPALAACAAVVAALAVAGLRRPPGRARAGCLGAATAVCYAITAALMKHSVFVLTEHGIVGFLTAWQTYAFGATGICALLLLEHAMQGGPLVASQPALTLGDAGISIALGVVLYEEHLRAGWWVLPQLLGVALICAGVVALARAGTGAP
- a CDS encoding PaaX family transcriptional regulator C-terminal domain-containing protein, which encodes MSDSPLRPSSLINTVYGAFLRRLGGWISIADLITLMGELDVDGPAVRSAISRLKKRGVLEPERRGATGYRLSSAVHPVFDEGDRRIFASLEPADLADGWAMAVFSVPESERSHRYQLRTRLTWLGFGNIAPGVWLAPGRLLEDARGMLVRLGLSEYVHLFAADYAAFSDLAQTVSEWWDFPAIQTQYAAFTDTYAPVAERLAAEGEPGPAEAFRHYVPLLTQWRRLPYLDPGLPSELLPADWNAVAARQVFQQLHAVLLEPSLRHVREVTGLEEATS
- a CDS encoding fumarylacetoacetate hydrolase family protein; this encodes MRLLTFTTGDSAARLGADVDGLVLDLAVLADHAGVDLPRDLLSFVQAGPAAQETATRLLAAHASARPAGAVHRLEEVTLGAPLRPGKIIGVGLNYVEHVEESSRSLDTDKELPPRPVLFSKPATAVTGPGAPILHNGDLTQQLDWECELAVVIGRTAFRVSEEDAYEHIFGFSIVNDISARDQRRSGQWFFSKGQDSYAPFGPVVVTADEIPDPMALDLSLRVNGVTKQKSNTRHMLFPIARLIADISSGVTLEPGDVIATGSPSGVGAGMVPPEFLVPGDTVEATVERIGTLANPVVDAR
- a CDS encoding Asp/Glu racemase, with the protein product METEVPAILRARQAVLPDERFTFHSSRMRMTHVTPQQLKAMDADSDRCAVELSDARVDVLGYACLVAIMSMGLGYHRASEQRLHTRTVENGAPAPVVTSAGALVHGLHTIGARKIALLAPYMRPLTRTVVDYLTHEGIEVLDYEALEIPDNLDVAAHDPARLPGLASALEYADADAVVLSACVQMPSLGAIEEAEQLLGKPVVSAAVCTAHQMLRALDLPALAPGAGHLLSGAYAEAPLPQ